In one Cervus canadensis isolate Bull #8, Minnesota chromosome 22, ASM1932006v1, whole genome shotgun sequence genomic region, the following are encoded:
- the HIGD1A gene encoding HIG1 domain family member 1A, mitochondrial has protein sequence MSSDTDISLSSYDEDEGSKLIRKAREAPFVPIGMAGFAAIVAYGLYRLKSRGNTKMSVHLIHMRVAAQGFVVGAMTLGMGYSLYQEFWGKPKP, from the exons ATGTCAAGCGACacagatatttctctttcttcatatGATGAAGATGAGGGATCTAAACTTATCCGAAAAGCTAGAGAGGCACCATTTGTCCCCATTG GAATGGCAGGTTTTGCAGCAATTGTTGCATATGGATTATATAGATTGAAGAGCAGGGGAAATACTAAAATGTCTGTCCACCTGATCCACATGCGTGTGGCAGCCCAAGGCTTTGTTGTGGGAGCAATGACTCTTG gtATGGGCTATTCCCTGTATCAAGAATTCTGGGGAAAACCTAAACCTTAG